The following is a genomic window from Bacteroidales bacterium.
GTGCATACATCCTGGCATGGTTAATTATGTTTGTTTTTGCCGCACCAAAAAATAAAAAAGTCGTAATTGAGTAAAATTAAGACTGAGGTCCGAAGACCCAAGACGGAAGTATATGTGCTTCCGGCTTCGGTCTCCGGTCTACTGACTCCTTTATAAATTTTTCCATGCCACCAAAAAAAGCCCGTATAAAAGACATTGCAAAGCTTGCAGGTGTCTCAATTGGCACTGTCGACAGAGTATTGCATGACAGAGGCGAAGTAGCAGAAGAAACCAGGCAGAAGGTTCAGAGGATCCTTAAGGAGACAAACTATTCTCCGAATGTTATGGCACAGGTTCTGAAATCAAGGAAAAGATTCCATCTGGTATCCCTCCTGCCGGAACCAACAGAAATTAACTCATATTGGCAAAAACACCCGGTAGGTATGGCTAGGGCTCTGGAGGAACTTAATCCGTTCCCTCTTGTCCTGTCTGTAATAAACTTTGATATGCAGAGTGAAGAGGATTTCCAGAAAAAGACTGCAACTGTGCTTGATCTGAAACCCGACGGAGTTCTTCTAGCTCCCATCTTCAAATCAGAATCAATAACATTCTGCAAAAAACTCTTCAATGATAAAATCCCATTCGTATTTATTGACGGATATATTGAAGACACTGATTTTCTTGCATATATCGGCGAGGATATATTTCAGAGCGGCAGGGTGGCAGGCCAGCTGATTGACATGGTAACTGCGACAAAAAAAGATATCCTTGTCGTAAACATAGCAAAAAACATTCAGAATGTCCATCACTTAAATAACCGTGCACTTGGCTTTCTGAGTTATTTTGACAAATCAGGATTAAATAAGGGTAATAAGATAAACATAAGTATTCCTGATCCATCAAATAAAACGCTTTATGCCGAGATGGATAGAATATTATCTCAAAATCCCGATGTAGGGTCAATCTTTATCACAGGATCAAAATCTTACCTGATTGCCAGGTATCTGGCAAAAAGAAAAATAAACACTATAAACCTTATAGGGTACGACCTTCTTGATGAAAATGTAAAATTTCTCAAAACAGGTGTTACTAAATTCCTGTTGGGACAAAGGCCTGAGGAACAAACTTATAAAGGTATAAAGAAACTATTTGAGTATCTCTCCGTGCACAAAGCTCCTGATAAAATTGAATACCTTCCTGTCGATATTGTAACATCAGAAAATGTGGATTTCTTTTTAATTTAAATGAAAAACGAACACAATGAAGAAACTAGGTAAATATTCGATTGGCTTGGGTGACAGGTTTGGTCACCAGGGTTCTGCTCAGCTAAAAGCCATTATTACAGCCTCAGCAAAAGGTATAGATATAACACCTGTCTGGAATAAATCGAACAGGGAGCATACTACAATCGGAACACAGCCTGGCGATGTGAGAATTGAAGCTGATGCTGTAACGAAAAGTGCCTCCTTTAAGAACCCGTACTTCGTTGATGCTGATCATATTAATATTGATACAGTAGAAAGATTTATTGAGAGTTCAGATTTTTTTACAATTGATGTGGCCTCATATATCGGGAAAAAAGCAGAACATCACGAAATTGATGAATTTGTAAAAAGTGTTGGGAAATATATCGGGGAACTTGAAATACCGGGGACTGATTTATTATTTAAAACGACAAAAGCACAGGTAACTAAAATTGCAGAAAAGTATCTTTTTGCGGCTATAAAAGCATTCGAGATCTACAGGAAGATAGAAAAGGGTAAGGGCAAAGGAAATTTTGTAACAGAAGTTTCGATGGATGAAGTACCTGATCCACAGACACCTGTTGAATTATTTTTCATACTTAAGATGCTTGCGTCTGAAAATATTCCGCTCCAGACAATTGCTCCCAAGTTTTCAGGAAGATTCAATAAAGGTGTTGATTATGTTG
Proteins encoded in this region:
- a CDS encoding LacI family DNA-binding transcriptional regulator, whose product is MPPKKARIKDIAKLAGVSIGTVDRVLHDRGEVAEETRQKVQRILKETNYSPNVMAQVLKSRKRFHLVSLLPEPTEINSYWQKHPVGMARALEELNPFPLVLSVINFDMQSEEDFQKKTATVLDLKPDGVLLAPIFKSESITFCKKLFNDKIPFVFIDGYIEDTDFLAYIGEDIFQSGRVAGQLIDMVTATKKDILVVNIAKNIQNVHHLNNRALGFLSYFDKSGLNKGNKINISIPDPSNKTLYAEMDRILSQNPDVGSIFITGSKSYLIARYLAKRKINTINLIGYDLLDENVKFLKTGVTKFLLGQRPEEQTYKGIKKLFEYLSVHKAPDKIEYLPVDIVTSENVDFFLI